One Streptomyces formicae genomic window, CGAGGTCAAACACCGCACGGCGCGCGCCGTCCGCGACGACCTCGGGCAGGTGGACCTGGTCCTCCACAGCCTGGCCGCGCCGCGCCGCACCCACCCGGAGACCGGCCGCACGCACCGCTCGGCGATCAAGCCGCTCGGCGCCCCGTTCACGGCGAAGACCTACGACAGCGCCACCCGCGAGGTCGCCGCGGCGACCCTGGAACCCGCGTCCGACGAGGAGATCGGGGACACGGTCGCCGTCATGGGCGGCGACGACTGGCGGCGCTGGATGGACGTGCTCGGCGACGCCGGTGTGCTGGCGCCCGACGTCACCACGCTCGCCTTCAGCTATCAGGGCAATGCCGCGCTCGCCCCCACCTACCGGGCGGGCACCCTCGGCCGCGCCAAGGAACACCTGGAGGCCACGGCCCACGCGCTGCACGACCGGCTCGCCCCTACCGGCGGCCGTGCCGTCACCGCCGTGATGCGGGCGATGGTCACCCAGGCGAGCCGCGTCATCCCCGCCCAGACGCTCTACACCGTGATCCTCAGCCGGGTGATGCGCGAACGGGGCCTGGAGGAGGGCCCCGTCGCCCAGGCCCACCGGCTGCTCGGCGAGCACCTCTACCCGGGCTCCCCGGCGAACAGGTCGTTCCCCGGCGCGGACGAGCGCGGGCGGCTGCGCCTCGACGACAGGGAGCTGCGCCCCGACGTACAGGCCGAGGTCGACCGCAGGCTCGCGGAGGTCGACACCGGGAACATCGGACGGCTCGGCGACCCCGACGGGTACCACGCGCAGTGCCTGGCCCTCAACGGCTTCGGCCTGCCCGGCGTCGACTACGCGGCCCCGACGGACCCCGTCCGCGACCTCGGCGACCCGATCCACGTGGCGCCGCCGGCGCCCGACAGAGCCAGGAGAACCGCCGTGCGGCACGAGCACGAGGCGGCCACGTGATCACGACCTATGAGATCCGCAGGCTGCTCACCCAGTACTCCATCGTCCCGCTCACCCTGGAGGAACTCGACGAGGACACCCCGCTCACCCTCGACTCGCTGGCCCTGGTCTGGTTCCAGCACGCCATGGACGAGGAGCACGGGATCAGCGTCGACCCCTACGGCGCCGACCTCGAACTCTTCACCTCGGTACGCGGGATCCACACCTACCTCGCGGCCCTCGGGGCGGGCACCGATGCCCGCTGAGAGGAGCGCGGCGCGCACACCGGGCGGGGGCACGGACGTCTGGATCACCGGGTACGACACCTTCACCGCCTTCGGGCACGGCGCGGACGCGCTGCGCGAGCACGTGTTCGCCGGGCGGCACGCCTTCGCCCCGGTCGAGCGCTTCGACACCCGGCCCTTCCGCAACCGGTACGCCGCCGCCCACGGCACGGACCCCGCACCCGCGCTGACCGAGACCGCCATCGACTGCGCGCGCGGGGCCCTGGCCGCGGCGAAGCTCGATCCCGCGACGGTCGACGCGCACCGCGCCGCCGTACTCCTGGGCACCCAGGGCGACTTCACCGGCATCCACCGCTTCTGGCAGGACACCGCGGCGGGCCGGGCGACGGATCAGCGCGACGCGCACCGCAGCTTCGCGGGCGGAGTGCCCGCCGCGGTCGCCGACGACCTCGGGTTCGCCGGGCCCCGGCTCGCGTTCATCAACGCGTGCGTGGCCTCGCCCAGCGCGGTCGCCCACGCCTGTCGGCTCATCGAGGCGGGGCGGGTGGACGTCGCCGTGGTCGGCGGCGGCTATCTCGTGGAGGAGGAGCAGTTCGCCAAGTTCGACTCGGGGCGCACCTTCGCCAGGGACGGGCGACTGCGCCCCTTCGCCAAGGGCCGCAGCGGCATGCTGCTCGGCGACGGCGTGGCGGCCCTCGTCCTGGAGTCCGGCGCGCACCTGCTCGGGCGCGGCGGCCGTCCGCTGGCCAGGGTCGGCGGATACGGCGCGTCGGCCGACGCCCACCACGTCGTCAAGCCCCACCCCGAAGGGCTCGGCATGGCGCGGGCCGTCGTCCGCGCGCTCGACAGGGCGCGGCTCGGACCCACCGCGATCGACTACGTCAACGCCCACGGCACCGGCACCGAGCTCAACGACCTGGCGGAGACGGCCGCGCTGCACACCGCGTTCGGTACCCACGCGGGGCGGCTCATGGTCAGCTCCACCAAGAGCGTGACGGGGCACATGCTGGAGGCCACCGGCGCGGTCGAACTCGTCGTCTCCGTCATGGCGCTGGAGTCCGGCGCGGTGCCGCCCACCGCGGGCTTCGACGCGCCCGACCCCCGGTGCGACCTCGACTGGGTACCGAACGAGCCGCGCCGGGCCGACCTGCGCCGGGTGCTCTCGTTGAACGCGGCCTTCGGGGGCATGAACACCGCGATCATCCTGGAGCAGCCGTGACCGTTCCCCTTCTCGCCGGACGGCCGACGCTGGCCGTGGCCGCCGCCGCACGCGTCGGACCCGGAGCTTCCGGCGCCGAACTGCCCGCCGTGCCCGGCTTCGTCGCCTCCGCCTTCAACCCGCTGGTCCGCGAGACCGTCCGGCGCTGCCTCGGCGATCCCGGCGCGGACCATCCCCTCGTCGGTCCGCACCTCGACACGACGGCCATCGTGCTGGCCACCGTCGCCGGGGACGCCACGACGTCCGACCTGGCGAGCCAGAAACTGGTGAGCGGCCGGGTGCACAACCCGCTCCTCTTCCTCCAGTCGGTCACCACCTCGATCCTGGGCCACCTCACCATCGAGTACGGCCTGACCGGACCCGTCTCCTGCCTGGCCGCCGACAGCGGCATCGGGACGGAGGCGCTCGACGCGGCGGAACTGCTGCTCCTGGACGACGACATCGACCAGGTCCTGCTGATCGCGGTGGAACTCGCGGCGAATCCGCGCACGGGAGCGGCGTTCGCCCACGTGGCGGCGTCGGGCGGCACGGGGGCGCCGCACGGGGGAGACCTGGCGGTGGCCCTGCTCCTGCGCGAGGCGGATGCCGAGAAGACGACCACCTCGCCCGCCGAGCCTCCCTGCCCGCAGGGCGACGCGGGCCACTTCTCCGCCCTCGTCGCGCAGACCGACCACGCACAAAACGCACTGGGAGCGACCCGATGAAGCAGCCGATGGACCGGATCATGGCCGACCTGCCCGAGGAACTCGCCGCGGAACAACTGGTGAACCGCCTGGGCATCAAGATCACTGAATGGTCCCGCGAACGGGTGGTCGGCACCATGCCGGTGGCGGGCAACCGCCAGCCGTTCGGCCTGCTGCACGGCGGCGCGAGCGCGGCCCTGGCCGAAACCCTCGGCTCCCTGGCCGCCGCGGCCTACGTGGCCCCCGACGGCATGCTGGTGGGCCTGGAACTGAACTGCACCCACCACCGAGCGGCCCGCGACGGCCTGGTCACGGGCGTCTGCGAGCCGCTGCACGAGGGCGCACAGATCGGCACGTACCAGGTGACGATCACGAACGACCGGGATCAGCTGGTGTGCACGGCGCGTCTGACGTGCTTGCTGCGCAAGGGCAGAAGCGCGGAGCACTGAGAGGCGGGGGCCTCGACGCAGGGGTGGCCTGCGTCGAGGCAGCCCCGTAAGGGGCGTGGGACTGTGACGTGTGCGGCTCCGCGGCGTGGGCGCGTACGTCCCTACGGCTTGCGCCCCACCACCAGCCGCAACCCCAGCGCCGCGTCCTCCCACGCCGTGCGCACCTGACCGAGCCCGGCCTCCCGTAGCGACTTCTCCGCCGCCGTGTCGGACGCCAACGCGCCGCCCACGAGGGCGAGTTCGAGGCGTGCCGCCGCTGCGCCCTGCGGGCGCTTGGGCAGGAGGGGGCAGGGGGCCACGAGCCAGCCGCCAGGCAGCAGCGCCGCCACGGCGTCCGTCACCGCCGCGCGCAGTCCTTCGGGCGTGAGGCCGCCTGCGGGGAGCCAGGCCAGGGCCAAGCGGTCGTCCGGCGTGAAGCGTGCGCGGTCCCCGGATCGCACCTCGATCCGGTCGGAGAGCTCCCGCTCCTGGGCCAGGTCGCCGGTACGGCCCACCGGGGGCACCACCACCTGCTCCGGCTCCAGCGCGAGCACCGGCACGGACGGGATGTGCCGGGCGAGTCGCGCGGCCGTGCGGCCGCCGTCGGCGGCCGCGCAACCCACCCGCGTGTCGGGCGCGTCCAACGTCCAGGGCAGTCCTTCGAGTTGCCCGAGGAGACCGTCGACGAGCGCGTCCGCGAGGACCGCCGCCTCCCCGCCGCAGCCCGGCACCATCGTGCGCCCCAACCCCCGCGTCCCGGCGCGCAGTCGGGCACCCGCGATCACGGTGCGACGCAACCGCGCCGCGAACGCCGCCGCGCGCGGACCGCCGATGAGGACGCGTTCGAGGCCGGGTTCGACGCGGTGGCGCCCGGCGTCGTCCCCGTGCACCAGCGAGGCGTCGGTCAGGACGCGCAGGAGTCCGTCGGTCAGCTCCTCGGAGAGGCCGTCGGCCGCCTCCTTGGCCGTCGAGGGCCGTACGAGACGGTTCAGGAGCCCGCTCTCCTGCGCGACCGCGCACGCCACGAGCGCCCACGCCCGGTCCGCCAGCTCCGCGAGCCGCCCCTCGAACAGGCCCGCGGGCCCCGGCGGCAGTGCCTGCGGTGCCTGCCCGGACCGCACGGCGGCGAGCAGCGCGTGGGCGCGGTCGAGCAGCTCCGTCACCGCGTCGAGCCGGGCGGGAGCGATGTCGCCGTCCAGGCCCGAGGCCGTGGTCAGCCGCCCCACCGCGTCGGCGAAGGCGCCGGGCGCGGCGTGCCGCCGCTCGACGGCGTGCAGCGCCCACCAGGCGTCCGCGCACCGGGCGACCGACCGCTCGGCGGCGTCCTCGCGGGCCTGGCCGCCCTCCAGGCCGACGATCGCCCGCTGCCCGAGCTGGATGAGGAGCGTCTCCTGGGAGCCCTGCCCGGAGACGAGACCGAGGATGTCGCGCATGAACCGCTCCCAGGGGAACGCGGACATGTACGCCTCGCCGCCCTGGAGCCCCATCACGAGCCTGCCCACGCGCAGCGCGCACTCCGCCGCCTGGTGCTTGGCGACGGTCGCGAACTCGTCGAAGTGCGGGTCGCGGCAGGGGGACCGGGTGCCGTCGAGGGCCCGGTGGATGCCCGCGCGTGCGCTCTGGAGGAGCATGCGCATCTCGCCGACCGTGCGCTCCACGTTGGTGTAGTCGAGCACGGGACGCCCGCCGCGCCTGCGCGAGGTGAGCGACCGCACGCAGGCGTCGACGACCCCGTCCAGGGCGCCGAGCACCCCGCAGGCGCTCATGGTGCGGCGGATGCGGGCGTAGGTGTTGAGCTCGCTGAGCGCGTCGGCGCGCCACACCAGGCGCCACGCGGGCAGCCGCACGTCGTGCAGGACGACCTGGCCGAGCCCCATGGTGTGCAGCCCCATGGTGTCCATGTGCACGGCGCTCACCCCCGGATCGTCCTTCTCCACGGCGAAGGCGAGCATGTCGTTGGACGCCTCGTCGCGCAGGAACAGGACGAACAGGTCGGCGAACCGGGCCCCGGCGAGGAACCGCTTGGCGCCGTTGACCACCCAGGTGTCGCCCTCCAGGCGCGCCGTGGACCGGTAGTCGTACGGATCCCGGTTCTCATAGGCGCCCTGCACCCCGAAGCGCCGCCCGGACAGCAGGTCCGGGACGTAGGCGTCGACGAGTTCGGGACTCCCGCTGGAGAGGATCAGCTCGGTGATCTCGACGGTGATGTCGAGCAGGACGGCGAACCCCGGATCGCGCGAGAGGCGGGCGATCTCCTCGACCACCACGCCCCAGGCGAGCTTGTCGCGGCCGTCGCCGCCCGCCTCGACGGGCAGCGAGAAGCGCAGCAGACCGAGGTCGCCCGCCTGCTCGAAGAGTCGCTTGTCGAGTGCCCTGCGCTCGTGGTTCAGGAAGTACGAGCCCGGATTGACGTGGTCCAGGACGAAGCCCCCGAACCGGTGCCGCGCCTCCAGCCTGATCCGCTCCACCTCGTCGTCGAGCGTGGCGTGGGCCAGGTCCCCGCGGTTCATGACGTCGACGGCGTGCGCCCGGGGCGTCATGCCGCGGCCCCGGGCGCGGCGGCCGGATCCGCGTCGGCGCCCAGGGCGCGCACCAGGTCGTCGAGCGTCTCGTCGCCGAGGAACCTGTCGAGGGCGACGGTGGCCCCGGTGCGCTCCTCGACCTCCACGGAGAGCTGGGCCGCGGTGAGCGAGTCGATGCCGAGTTCGCCGAGCGGCCGGTCGGTCGGGAGCGCTTCGTCGATGCCGAGCAGCTCGCCGATCAGCCGCGAGAGCCAGGCTCCCGCGGACTCGGCGGTGCCGTGCGCGTGGTCGGTGGTGGTGATGGCGTACTCCCTGAGGTCGGTCGGATCAGCCGCGGTGCTGCGGCGCGAGCCGCAGGGGCACGAGCGAGAACGCCCGGTCCTCGTCGTCCAGTCGGGCGAGCGCGCGCACCAGCAGGTCATCGGCTTCGGGGTCGGGCGCGACCGGAAGGCCGAGGCGCGCCAGGAGGCGGCGCAGCGCGACCGAGAGCCAGGTCCGCTCGCTCGCCGGCGTGCCGAGGGCGCCGCCGCGCCGCAGCCAGGTGTGCAGACAGCAGGCGGCCGCGTGCACCAGGCAGTGCGTACGGGCCGCGTCGTACGCGTCGGTGGTGCGCCGCGTGCCGAGCGCGCGGAACGCCGCCCGGTTCTCGTCGCGGACCTTCACCAACATGCGTACGAGAGGGCCGAGTTCGGCGTCGTCGGTGAGCGTGTCGGCGGCCTCGTCGAGCCCGTCGACCACCTCGTCCGCGCCGCCGAAGGTCAGCGCGGGCCGCAGCGCGCGCGGCGCCGGTGACGCCACCGGCTGGCCGAACCCGAAGAGCAGGTCGAGCGGGAGCGGTGCGGCCTGCCCGCGCCGTCGCGCGGCCGCCGCCAACTGGGCGCGCACCGTGTCGAGTTGCACCAGTTCGGTGCCCTCGAAGACCGGTGTGATGGACACGTCGCGCAGCAGCTTCTGGAAGGCCCCGCCCGCCACGCCCTCGCGCAGGTGGGCCCGCGCGCTGAGCACGTCGCCGCAGGCGCGCACGGTGTCCACGCAGAGACCGGGCACCACGTACTTGGCGACGGCCGACCACAGCGCCATCCGCTGCCGCGCCACGTCCAGTCCGCGCGCCGCGGCGAGCTGTACGCACTCGGCGATCAGCAGATCGGCGAAGCCGCCCGCGAGGAGCGAGCGCACCGGGGGCAGCGCCAGCGCGGGCTGCCCGTACAGGACGCGCTCGCGGGCGTGCCGCAGCGCGATGCGCAGCGCCGTGTCGGCCGCGCCGAGGCTGCTCGCGCCGACCAGGGTCCTGGTGAACTGGAGCATGCCGGAGACCATTTCGATGCCGCGTCCGGGACGCCCGAGCACGGCGTCGGCGCCGACCCGGCAGCCGTCGAGGACGAAGCCGCTCAGGTCGTGCCCGCGCAGACCGTGCGTGGGGACCTTCGGCAGCCGCCGCACGCCGTTGCCGCCGATGGCCTCGAAGTCGAGCAGGAACAGGCCGTACGACGGGTCCGACGCGGCGAGCACGGTGGCGAAGGCGGACCTGCCGCCGTTGCCGACCAGCCACTTCCGGCCGTTGAGCACATGGCCGTCGCCGTCGGGGACCGCTCGCGTGGCGGTGGCGAGCAGATCGCTGCCCGCCGCCTCCTCGCTGATGCCCGCCGTGCCCCAGGCCCTGCTGAGCACCAACTCCGCGACGCGGGCCCGCTGTTCGTCGTCGCCCCAGATCCACACCGGTGTCGCGGCCAGCAGCGTCGAGCCGAGCCCCACGGAGACCGCGAGGTCACGGCGCGACACGACGCGTGCCACGGCCGCGAAGGACTCGAACGAGGCGAGGCCACCGCCCTCGGAGACGGGCACCAGATGCCGGTGCAGACCGGCCGCCCAGGCCGCCTCGTAGGCGGCGGTGGGTTCGCTCTCGCTCTCGTCCGCGCGCACGCCCCCGGCCAGCGACATGCCGGTCCCTGGGTCGAACGGGCAGCCGAGCGCGCGCTCAAGACGCGCCGCGCCCTCGAAGGCGGGCGGCGTCCCGACGGCCTCTTCGGTTCCGACGGCGGTCATATCCGCTCCACCACGAGTGCGCAGGGACCGCCGTCGTCGTCGGCGAGCCGGATCTCGTGGACGAAGGCGAGCTCGTCGCCGTGCCGGTACGCCGTGCTGTGGACGTCGAGCAGGTCCCACAGCTGGCCCGTGCGCAGCCAGGTCACATCGACCCGTCGGACGCCGTCGGCGAGGGCGCGGCGCAGCTCGGGCACGGAACGGCCGTGCCGCAGCACGAGTTCCTCCCTGGCGCCCGCGGCGAACCCCAGGGTCTCGGCCCAGTACCACTGGTCGGCGACCTCGCAGTGGTGGCGGTGCACGCGCTGGGACGTGGTGCCCGAGGCGAGCGGCTCCCCGTCCCGCTCGAACCGGCCGCGCAGCGCCCGCACGGCCGAGCGGTGCGGCGAGCGCTCGACCTCGTCGTCCTTGAAGGCGGTCACCAGCGCGTCGGGCAGCGTCGCGGGCGCCCCGGAGAGCGCCTGGTCGCCGCCGAGCCGCAGCGGCACCGACGCGCCTCGGGTGCGCACCGCGACACCGGCGGGACCGGAGAGCGTCATCTCCACCTCCAGTTGCGAGGAGGCGGGGCCGCGCAGCCTGGCCCGTACGTCCACCAGTGCCGCGTCGGCGTCGAGGAAGCCGAGCGGCGCGTCGTACTCCACCTGCCACGACCAGAGCACGAATCCGACCTGGTGCTCGGTCAGCAGGGCGCGGTGGCTGCACACGTGGTCGCGCAGCCAGCGGGCGCCCGCCTGGAAGGCGAGCCTGCCGACGGCGGTGGTCTGGAGCTGCGTCGGGGTGAACTGGCCCGCGTCGAGCACGGTCTCGTAGGTCGAGGTGCGGGGCATCTGCTAGCCCCCGGAGATCGCGGTGACGATGTCGACCCGGTCGTCCTCGGTGGCCTCGCGGTCGAGCTCGCCCTGGGTGAGCCGCTCGCCGTTGAGGGCGATGAGGTGGGTGGGGCGTACGGTGCCGTCCCGGTCGAGCAGCACCTCGCGCAGCCGCGGGTAGCGCTCGGTGAGGCCGGTGAGACCCGCGCGCACGGTGCCGCCGCCGATCTCGATCTCGTTCTCGTAGTCGGTGAAGCGGAGCAGGACGCCCCTGACCTTGACGATCATCGCCTGGCCCTTTCGTCGGTGCTTGCGAGTTCCGCCAGCTCGCCGGTGAGGTAGTGCCGACGGGCCAGCCAGCGCTGGACC contains:
- the fabV gene encoding enoyl-ACP reductase FabV; this encodes MTHGSLCVNAHPDGCARRVRDDIAYVRERPLPPGAARPRAVLVIGGSAGLGLATRLVAAVGLGAATLNVCRESPGLPGRTGTPGWYNTAALEGELARIGRYGRTVVGDAFSDEVKHRTARAVRDDLGQVDLVLHSLAAPRRTHPETGRTHRSAIKPLGAPFTAKTYDSATREVAAATLEPASDEEIGDTVAVMGGDDWRRWMDVLGDAGVLAPDVTTLAFSYQGNAALAPTYRAGTLGRAKEHLEATAHALHDRLAPTGGRAVTAVMRAMVTQASRVIPAQTLYTVILSRVMRERGLEEGPVAQAHRLLGEHLYPGSPANRSFPGADERGRLRLDDRELRPDVQAEVDRRLAEVDTGNIGRLGDPDGYHAQCLALNGFGLPGVDYAAPTDPVRDLGDPIHVAPPAPDRARRTAVRHEHEAAT
- a CDS encoding beta-ketoacyl-[acyl-carrier-protein] synthase family protein yields the protein MPAERSAARTPGGGTDVWITGYDTFTAFGHGADALREHVFAGRHAFAPVERFDTRPFRNRYAAAHGTDPAPALTETAIDCARGALAAAKLDPATVDAHRAAVLLGTQGDFTGIHRFWQDTAAGRATDQRDAHRSFAGGVPAAVADDLGFAGPRLAFINACVASPSAVAHACRLIEAGRVDVAVVGGGYLVEEEQFAKFDSGRTFARDGRLRPFAKGRSGMLLGDGVAALVLESGAHLLGRGGRPLARVGGYGASADAHHVVKPHPEGLGMARAVVRALDRARLGPTAIDYVNAHGTGTELNDLAETAALHTAFGTHAGRLMVSSTKSVTGHMLEATGAVELVVSVMALESGAVPPTAGFDAPDPRCDLDWVPNEPRRADLRRVLSLNAAFGGMNTAIILEQP
- a CDS encoding acyl carrier protein, which gives rise to MTCWCARSPDWTTRTGRSRSCPCGSRRSTAADPTDLREYAITTTDHAHGTAESAGAWLSRLIGELLGIDEALPTDRPLGELGIDSLTAAQLSVEVEERTGATVALDRFLGDETLDDLVRALGADADPAAAPGAAA
- a CDS encoding acyl-CoA thioesterase; this encodes MPRTSTYETVLDAGQFTPTQLQTTAVGRLAFQAGARWLRDHVCSHRALLTEHQVGFVLWSWQVEYDAPLGFLDADAALVDVRARLRGPASSQLEVEMTLSGPAGVAVRTRGASVPLRLGGDQALSGAPATLPDALVTAFKDDEVERSPHRSAVRALRGRFERDGEPLASGTTSQRVHRHHCEVADQWYWAETLGFAAGAREELVLRHGRSVPELRRALADGVRRVDVTWLRTGQLWDLLDVHSTAYRHGDELAFVHEIRLADDDGGPCALVVERI
- a CDS encoding ketosynthase, whose translation is MTVPLLAGRPTLAVAAAARVGPGASGAELPAVPGFVASAFNPLVRETVRRCLGDPGADHPLVGPHLDTTAIVLATVAGDATTSDLASQKLVSGRVHNPLLFLQSVTTSILGHLTIEYGLTGPVSCLAADSGIGTEALDAAELLLLDDDIDQVLLIAVELAANPRTGAAFAHVAASGGTGAPHGGDLAVALLLREADAEKTTTSPAEPPCPQGDAGHFSALVAQTDHAQNALGATR
- a CDS encoding acyl-CoA dehydrogenase family protein, with translation MTPRAHAVDVMNRGDLAHATLDDEVERIRLEARHRFGGFVLDHVNPGSYFLNHERRALDKRLFEQAGDLGLLRFSLPVEAGGDGRDKLAWGVVVEEIARLSRDPGFAVLLDITVEITELILSSGSPELVDAYVPDLLSGRRFGVQGAYENRDPYDYRSTARLEGDTWVVNGAKRFLAGARFADLFVLFLRDEASNDMLAFAVEKDDPGVSAVHMDTMGLHTMGLGQVVLHDVRLPAWRLVWRADALSELNTYARIRRTMSACGVLGALDGVVDACVRSLTSRRRGGRPVLDYTNVERTVGEMRMLLQSARAGIHRALDGTRSPCRDPHFDEFATVAKHQAAECALRVGRLVMGLQGGEAYMSAFPWERFMRDILGLVSGQGSQETLLIQLGQRAIVGLEGGQAREDAAERSVARCADAWWALHAVERRHAAPGAFADAVGRLTTASGLDGDIAPARLDAVTELLDRAHALLAAVRSGQAPQALPPGPAGLFEGRLAELADRAWALVACAVAQESGLLNRLVRPSTAKEAADGLSEELTDGLLRVLTDASLVHGDDAGRHRVEPGLERVLIGGPRAAAFAARLRRTVIAGARLRAGTRGLGRTMVPGCGGEAAVLADALVDGLLGQLEGLPWTLDAPDTRVGCAAADGGRTAARLARHIPSVPVLALEPEQVVVPPVGRTGDLAQERELSDRIEVRSGDRARFTPDDRLALAWLPAGGLTPEGLRAAVTDAVAALLPGGWLVAPCPLLPKRPQGAAAARLELALVGGALASDTAAEKSLREAGLGQVRTAWEDAALGLRLVVGRKP
- a CDS encoding PaaI family thioesterase, with product MKQPMDRIMADLPEELAAEQLVNRLGIKITEWSRERVVGTMPVAGNRQPFGLLHGGASAALAETLGSLAAAAYVAPDGMLVGLELNCTHHRAARDGLVTGVCEPLHEGAQIGTYQVTITNDRDQLVCTARLTCLLRKGRSAEH
- a CDS encoding MoaD/ThiS family protein, which gives rise to MIVKVRGVLLRFTDYENEIEIGGGTVRAGLTGLTERYPRLREVLLDRDGTVRPTHLIALNGERLTQGELDREATEDDRVDIVTAISGG
- a CDS encoding acyl-CoA dehydrogenase → MTAVGTEEAVGTPPAFEGAARLERALGCPFDPGTGMSLAGGVRADESESEPTAAYEAAWAAGLHRHLVPVSEGGGLASFESFAAVARVVSRRDLAVSVGLGSTLLAATPVWIWGDDEQRARVAELVLSRAWGTAGISEEAAGSDLLATATRAVPDGDGHVLNGRKWLVGNGGRSAFATVLAASDPSYGLFLLDFEAIGGNGVRRLPKVPTHGLRGHDLSGFVLDGCRVGADAVLGRPGRGIEMVSGMLQFTRTLVGASSLGAADTALRIALRHARERVLYGQPALALPPVRSLLAGGFADLLIAECVQLAAARGLDVARQRMALWSAVAKYVVPGLCVDTVRACGDVLSARAHLREGVAGGAFQKLLRDVSITPVFEGTELVQLDTVRAQLAAAARRRGQAAPLPLDLLFGFGQPVASPAPRALRPALTFGGADEVVDGLDEAADTLTDDAELGPLVRMLVKVRDENRAAFRALGTRRTTDAYDAARTHCLVHAAACCLHTWLRRGGALGTPASERTWLSVALRRLLARLGLPVAPDPEADDLLVRALARLDDEDRAFSLVPLRLAPQHRG